The following are from one region of the Artemia franciscana unplaced genomic scaffold, ASM3288406v1 Scaffold_1890, whole genome shotgun sequence genome:
- the LOC136042741 gene encoding zinc finger protein 664-like, translating to ITHFTVCSSDGGDQPKLFGPKPILNVKKLTQKDIDELTAGIWRCGSCGKVEKSFFMLNLHINTGCEELSPIECDICPTIFREYRNFVVHIMKHQMGQTRRCPICLCECIGDVSQHLLDSHHGNFHGNFSPSASELELQGSSSLAVTQNHSTNACFNSFELDSEAKSLDNHKIYMNSSLHGKKHKTVKRLKKVHLKIKQYICDVCNKSFSQSNNLITHQRVHTDEKLFKCDICEKTFSQSSSLIYHKRLHTGEKPFKCDLCGKTFSVSSSLINHKRLHTGEKPFKCNTCEKTFSLSSSLINHKRLHTGEKLFKCDVCGKTFSVSNNLITHQRMHNDPIVLFFFILLFFYIFISSLINSFSL from the coding sequence agATAACTCATTTTACTGTGTGCAGTTCCGATGGTGGGGATCAACCAAAACTCTTTGGCCCAAAACCAATCTTGAATGTGAAGAAGCTGACACAGAAGGATATTGATGAATTAACAGCTGGTATTTGGCGTTGTGGCTCTTGtggaaaagtagaaaaatcgttttttatgCTAAATCTTCACATCAACACCGGCTGTGAAGAACTTTCCCCAATAGAATGTGACATCTGCCCTACAATATTTAGGGAATACAgaaattttgttgttcatattatgAAACACCAAATGGGACAGACAAGAAGATGTCCTATTTGTTTGTGTGAATGTATTGGTGATGTGAGTCAACATTTACTTGACTCACATCATGGTAATTTTCATGGCAATTTTTCCCCAAGCGCCTCTGAGTTAGAACTACAGGGAAGTTCATCACTAGCTGTTACACAGAATCATTCTACAAATGCTTGTTTTAATTCATTCGAATTGGATTCTGAAGCAAAAAGCTTAGACAATCATAAGATATATATGAATAGTTCCTTGCATGGTAAGAAAcacaaaacagtaaaaagactgaaaaaagtTCATTTAAAGATAAAGCAATACATTTGTGACGTGTGTAACAAGAGCTTTTCTCAGTCAAACAATTTGATTACGCACCAAAGAGTGCATACTGATGAGAAACTGTTTAAGTGTGATATAtgtgagaaaactttttctcagtCAAGCAGTTTGATTTACCACAAAAGACTACATactggtgagaaaccgtttaagtGTGATTTATGTGGGAAAACTTTTTCTGTGTCAAGCAGTTTGATTAACCACAAAAGACTACATACTGGTGAGAAACCATTTAAATGTAATAcatgtgaaaaaactttttctctgTCAAGCAGTTTGATTAACCACAAAAGACTACATACTGGCGAGAAACTGTTTAAGTGTGATGTATGTGGGAAAACTTTTTCTGTGTCAAACAATTTGATTACGCACCAAAGAATGCATAATGATCCTATTGtactcttcttctttattttgctattcttttatatttttatcagttcattaattaattcattttctctttga